The following proteins come from a genomic window of Miscanthus floridulus cultivar M001 chromosome 2, ASM1932011v1, whole genome shotgun sequence:
- the LOC136539080 gene encoding uncharacterized protein: MRAAATDPPTAPARSMLKRLFDRQLLRISPADRLPSAGAGEKDEAEPSSVCLDGMVRSFMEDGVGGEKAGHGGRYCNCFHGGDNSDDEEDEEAAAAAASDVAETIKGLVHCATLRERNLLADVCAHLERHRAAGARRRDLLRLVASSLRAAGHDAAVCVSRWEKSPSHPAGEHAYIDVHLPAASDRGARERVLVDADFRSAFEVARPTKAYRALVQRLPPVFVGKDDRLRLLVVAAAAAARASLKKRGLHLPPWRKPEYMRAKWLSPYEREAPAAEEAEATDGEGPGTAA, translated from the exons ATGAGGGCCGCTGCGACCGATCCGCCCACGGCGCCGGCGAGGTCGATGTTGAAGCGGCTGTTCGATCGCCAGCTCCTGCGGATCTCGCCAGCGGATCGTCTACCgtcggcgggggcgggggagaagGATGAGGCGGAGCCGAGCTCCGTGTGCCTGGACGGCATGGTGCGCAGCTTCATGGAGGACGGTGTCGGAGGCGAGAAGGCGGGGCACGGGGGCCGGTACTGCAACTGCTTCCACGGAGGCGATAATTCTgacgacgaggaggacgaggaagcggcggcggcggcggcctccgaCGTCGCCGAGACGATCAAG GGCCTCGTCCACTGCGCTACGCTTCGGGAGCGCAACCTCCTCGCCGACGTGTGCGCGCACCTGGAGCGGCACCGCGCGGCGGGGGCGCGCCGGCGCGACCTCCTCCGCCTGGTGGCCTCGTCGCTCCGCGCCGCGGGGCACGACGCCGCCGTCTGCGTCTCCCGCTGGGAGAAGTCCCCGTCCCACCCGGCCGGCGAGCACGCGTACATCGACGTGCACCTCCCGGCGGCGTCCGACCGCGGCGCGCGCGAGCGCGTCCTGGTGGACGCGGACTTCCGGTCGGCGTTCGAGGTGGCGCGCCCCACCAAGGCGTACCGCGCCCTGGTGCAGCGCCTGCCGCCCGTGTTCGTGGGCAAGGACGACAGGCTCCGCCtcctcgtcgtcgccgccgccgccgccgcccgcgccagccTCAAGAAGCGCGGCCTCCACCTCCCGCCCTGGCGCAAGCCCGAGTACATGCGCGCCAAGTGGCTCTCCCCCTACGAACGCGAGGCGCCGGCGGCCGAAGAGGCGGAGGCCACCGACGGGGAGGGGCCCGGAACCGCCGCGTGA